A genomic window from Thunnus maccoyii chromosome 2, fThuMac1.1, whole genome shotgun sequence includes:
- the ubl5 gene encoding ubiquitin-like protein 5: MIEVVCNDRLGKKVRIKCNSEDTIGDLKKLIAAQTGTRHDKIVLKKWYTIFKDHVSLGDYEIHDGMNLELYYQ; the protein is encoded by the exons ATGATCGAGGTGGTTTGCAACGATCGTTTGGGCAAAAAAGTCCGGATCAAGTGCAA CTCTGAGGATACAATTGGAGATCTGAAGAAACTCATTGCTGCCCAGACAGGAACACGGCATGACAAGATTGTATTAAAGAAATG GTACACCATATTCAAGGACCATGTGTCTCTGGGTGACT ATGAAATTCATGATGGGATGAACCTGGAGCTGTACTACCAGTAA